A region of Desulfobacterales bacterium DNA encodes the following proteins:
- a CDS encoding 4Fe-4S dicluster domain-containing protein → MSEIIILKNSCKGIEDCGICMSVCPKNLFAPSHEMNERGFLPPRVIDEDPCTVCMNCMVSCPDMAIVVAKKKKTKEPK, encoded by the coding sequence ATGTCAGAAATAATTATATTAAAAAATTCGTGCAAAGGTATTGAAGATTGCGGGATCTGCATGTCGGTATGTCCCAAGAATCTGTTTGCGCCCTCCCATGAGATGAATGAAAGGGGCTTTCTGCCGCCAAGGGTTATTGATGAAGATCCCTGCACAGTATGTATGAACTGCATGGTCTCCTGCCCGGATATGGCAATTGTGGTGGCAAAGAAAAAGAAAACCAAGGAACCAAAATGA
- a CDS encoding 2-oxoacid:acceptor oxidoreductase subunit alpha, whose translation MKKEERLPAGAHFIMGNIALAEGAIAAGCNFVSGYPITPASEIVNRLSVLLPGAGGGFLQTEDEISAICAAIGASWAGCKAMTATSGPGFSLMQENIGFAVATETPLVIVDVQRLGPSTGVPSVGVAGDVIQAARGSHGDYQIIALSPESPQEMFDMTIRAFNLAETYRVPVFILADAFIGHMREQVVIPAQDNVSLLNRKIPAPGTDPMSRQDFLDPAVAPMPVFGRGLKAHVTSSCHDKNGMRNLSDPASMHAFIMKPIEKILTQRDRIVETESDYRSGDTLLVSYGTVSRSAKAALAKGRAAGFKIGLLRLKTIWPFASKEIEAAAQKVKRMVVLENNTGQLFPYIKADAAAYCRVDFMGPRILGQIPDPDDVLKYIQETT comes from the coding sequence ATGAAAAAAGAAGAAAGACTGCCGGCCGGGGCCCATTTTATTATGGGCAATATCGCTCTGGCGGAAGGGGCCATTGCCGCCGGCTGTAATTTTGTCTCCGGATATCCCATTACACCCGCCAGCGAAATTGTCAACCGGCTATCGGTTTTACTTCCGGGTGCCGGCGGCGGGTTTCTACAAACCGAGGATGAAATCAGCGCCATTTGTGCGGCCATCGGTGCTTCCTGGGCCGGCTGTAAAGCCATGACCGCCACTTCAGGCCCCGGGTTCAGCCTGATGCAGGAAAATATAGGGTTTGCGGTGGCGACTGAGACGCCGCTGGTAATTGTTGACGTACAGCGACTCGGTCCCTCAACCGGTGTACCCTCCGTCGGGGTGGCCGGCGACGTGATCCAGGCGGCCCGTGGTTCTCATGGGGATTACCAGATTATTGCCCTGAGTCCTGAAAGTCCCCAGGAGATGTTTGACATGACCATCCGGGCCTTTAACCTGGCAGAAACATACCGGGTGCCGGTTTTTATACTGGCGGATGCTTTCATCGGCCATATGCGCGAGCAGGTGGTGATTCCCGCCCAGGACAATGTATCATTGCTAAACCGCAAAATACCTGCGCCGGGGACCGATCCGATGTCCCGTCAGGATTTCCTGGATCCGGCCGTTGCACCCATGCCGGTTTTCGGCCGTGGGCTCAAAGCCCATGTTACCAGTTCCTGCCATGATAAAAACGGGATGCGCAACCTGAGCGATCCGGCGAGCATGCATGCTTTTATTATGAAACCCATTGAAAAAATTCTAACCCAGCGGGACCGTATCGTCGAAACCGAAAGCGATTATCGCAGCGGGGATACACTCCTTGTCAGCTACGGCACGGTTTCACGTTCAGCCAAAGCCGCCCTGGCAAAGGGTCGCGCCGCCGGATTCAAAATCGGTCTGCTTCGCTTAAAGACAATCTGGCCGTTCGCCTCCAAAGAGATTGAAGCGGCTGCCCAAAAGGTCAAGCGGATGGTTGTTCTGGAAAACAATACCGGCCAGCTTTTCCCCTATATTAAAGCCGATGCGGCCGCGTATTGTCGTGTCGATTTTATGGGACCCCGGATCCTGGGCCAGATTCCCGACCCCGATGATGTTTTAAAATACATTCAGGAGACTACCTGA
- a CDS encoding thiamine pyrophosphate-dependent enzyme, producing MDAIEHPLRKYTRPHVTRTTTCPGCGNGIVAQAILRAIDELGLEMDDFVFVSGIGCSAWIPSPLFAADTLHTTHGRPVAFATGVKLGRPDMNVMVVSGDGDLTAIGGNHLIHAARKNIDLTVVLVNNGIYGMTGGQTAPTTPLGLTTITSPYGTMEHPLDISATIVAAGAPFVARWTTAHPRQLTRSIKKGLQKKGFAMIEAISQCPVQFGRVSKLGKATDFLQHYKKNSISFSKASGLSREELAGRIVIGEFVDIEKPELSSQWMDLKHQMGQEAQCHNKQ from the coding sequence ATGGACGCAATTGAGCATCCTTTACGAAAATATACCCGACCCCATGTCACGCGTACCACCACCTGTCCGGGTTGCGGCAACGGGATTGTGGCCCAGGCCATTCTGCGGGCCATTGACGAGCTTGGCCTGGAGATGGATGATTTTGTCTTTGTATCCGGCATCGGCTGTTCGGCCTGGATCCCCAGCCCGCTCTTTGCAGCCGACACCCTGCATACCACCCATGGCCGCCCGGTGGCGTTTGCCACCGGTGTCAAACTCGGCCGGCCGGATATGAATGTAATGGTCGTCAGCGGCGACGGCGACTTGACCGCCATCGGCGGGAACCATCTCATTCATGCCGCCAGAAAAAATATTGATTTGACTGTCGTCCTGGTCAATAACGGCATTTACGGCATGACCGGCGGCCAGACTGCCCCCACCACCCCGCTGGGCCTGACCACCATCACGAGCCCTTATGGGACCATGGAACATCCACTGGACATTTCCGCAACGATTGTCGCCGCCGGCGCCCCATTCGTGGCCCGCTGGACCACGGCCCACCCGCGCCAGCTGACCCGCTCCATCAAAAAGGGCCTTCAAAAAAAAGGGTTTGCCATGATTGAAGCCATCAGCCAGTGTCCGGTCCAGTTCGGCCGGGTCAGCAAGCTGGGCAAGGCCACAGATTTTCTCCAGCATTATAAGAAAAACAGTATCAGTTTCAGTAAAGCATCCGGGTTAAGCAGGGAGGAACTCGCGGGCCGAATTGTCATCGGTGAATTTGTTGATATTGAAAAGCCCGAACTTTCCAGCCAATGGATGGATTTGAAGCATCAAATGGGGCAGGAGGCTCAATGTCACAACAAGCAATAA